One region of Miscanthus floridulus cultivar M001 chromosome 19, ASM1932011v1, whole genome shotgun sequence genomic DNA includes:
- the LOC136529797 gene encoding uncharacterized protein, with product MDRQYAGLTKLALGVLTFNSVLAIYNSWGDASSVSFVLAADAILVLLFLCLRALEQERGGRGRDIRTRAAVWTLTTLLSAMFASRVAPLMPPVVGAIVWAMAVATAAGSFWAFFLN from the coding sequence ATGGACCGGCAGTATGCCGGACTGACCAAGTTAGCCCTGGGCGTCCTCACCTTCAACTCGGTGCTCGCCATCTACAACTCCTGGGGCgacgcgagctccgtctcgttcGTGCTCGCCGCGGACGCCATCCTCGTGCTGCTCTTCCTCTGCCTCCGTGCGTTGGAGCAGGAGCGGGGCGGTAGGGGCAGGGATATCAGGACCAGAGCCGCGGtgtggacgctgacgacgctgCTCTCGGCCATGTTCGCGtcaagggtggcgccgctgatgccACCGGTCGTCGGCGCGATTGTCTGGGCGATGGCCGTCGCCACGGCCGCCGGCAGCTTTTGGGCGTTCTTCCTCAACTGA
- the LOC136525296 gene encoding uncharacterized protein, with product MAPLMATALGFLLLTANSILAIHRSWGDAAAMVFVIASYASLVLLFYFLRLFETAPPGSPAARGRAKIGVWLTTTSLTAMFSWRVAVLVPWPVVGAGVCFMGASTVAGGFYALFLIPSSTEDY from the coding sequence ATGGCGCCACTGATGGCCACAGCTCTAGGGTTCCTTCTCCTCACAGCGAACTCGATACTCGCGATCCACAGGTCATGGGGAGACGCTGCTGCTATGGTCTTCGTCATCGCGTCGTACGCCAGCCTCGTCCTGCTCTTCTACTTCCTGCGCCTCTTCGAGACCGCTCCGCCTGGCTCGCCGGCGGCCAGGGGCCGCGCCAAGATCGGCGTCTGGCTCACGACGACGTCGCTCACGGCGATGTTCTCGTGGAGGGTCGCCGTGCTCGTGCCGTGGCCCGTCGTCGGGGCCGGCGTCTGCTTCATGGGAGCTTCTACCGTTGCCGGCGGGTTTTACGCACTGTTCCTTATTCCTTCTTCGACTGAAGATTATTGA